A region of the Gemmatimonadota bacterium genome:
TCGGCGCTCGCCGCGGAGATTCCGACCTCGGGGAAGTTTTCGAGGGCCGGGACGCCGCCGAGCTCTCTCTCGTCTCGGACGAGCTTTACTTCCCCACAACGGCGCGCACTCCCCTGGACACGCCCACGACGCTGGTGCGCCTCTATCTGGACTTCGATCCGAATACGCCGGAGCGGGGCCTCGTCGCCGAGCTGGTCGGCCGCCAGGCCGACGAACCGGTCCGCATGGAGCTCGCGCCGCAAGTCCTCGGGATGGAGATCCGCTACCGCCCCGACGTGGACGGCCAAGTCGAATGGGCGGCGAGCTGGATGGCGCAGGACGCACTTCCCCGCGCCGTGGAGATCGTCCTCTTCGACGATCCCGCGGATCCGATGCCTCCCCTTCTCGCCCTTCCCATTCGCGTAGCGCTGGCGACCCTCCAATGATCCGCGACGAGAACGGGTTCATCCTGATCGCCGTCCTCTGG
Encoded here:
- a CDS encoding prepilin-type N-terminal cleavage/methylation domain-containing protein, producing MKSRSAGFTLVEMLVALTVAGIALAAGFGALTSLQDRSTHARDATTAALESAASRDLIVNWLVGARRGDSDLGEVFEGRDAAELSLVSDELYFPTTARTPLDTPTTLVRLYLDFDPNTPERGLVAELVGRQADEPVRMELAPQVLGMEIRYRPDVDGQVEWAASWMAQDALPRAVEIVLFDDPADPMPPLLALPIRVALATLQ